Proteins from a single region of Oncorhynchus nerka isolate Pitt River linkage group LG18, Oner_Uvic_2.0, whole genome shotgun sequence:
- the LOC115146661 gene encoding homeobox protein Nkx-2.4-like produces the protein MSLSPKHTTPFSVSDILSPIEETYKKFSAMDGAGNLTSPLGAYRQPQVSQTGMQQHSMGHNATVATTYHMPHTVSQFSHSAMGGYCNGSIGNMGDLPSYQETMRNSATATGWYGANTDQRYSTISRFMGPSTGMNMTGMGTLTGMGDASKSMPPLHAAPRRKRRVLFSQAQVYELERRFKQQKYLSAPEREHLASMIHLTPTQVKIWFQNHRYKMKRQAKDKAAQQLQQDSSLCQQQQSPRRVAVPVLVKDGKPCQNGSNTPTPNQQQQQQQNGSGVVLPASSNAINQHQNHQVNSLVQAQDLEEMSPSPPSLHSQINMAQIDTSVIDYTNNMVSSNLLYGRTW, from the exons ATGTCGTTGAGCCCAAAACATACAACGCCTTTCTCAGTGAGTGATATTTTGAGTCCTATCGAGGAGACCTACAAGAAGTTTAGTGCCATGGACGGCGCAGGGAACCTAACCTCTCCACTGGGAGCTTACCGACAGCCTCAGGTGTCCCAGACTGGCATGCAACAGCACTCCATGGGCCACAACGCCACCGTGGCGACCACCTACCACATGCCACACACTGTCTCCCAGTTCTCGCACAGCGCCATGGGGGGATACTGCAATGGGAGCATTGGCAACATGGGAGACCTTCCGTCGTACCAGGAAACCATGAGAAATAGCGCAACAGCCACAGGGTGGTATGGCGCAAACACGGATCAAAGATATTCAACAA TTTCTAGATTCATGGGACCTTCCACAGGTATGAACATGACTGGAATGGGGACCCTGACAGGCATGGGGGACGCCTCCAAGTCCATGCCACCCCTGCACGCAGCGCCCAGGAGGAAACGACGGGTACTCTTCTCCCAGGCTCAGGTGTATGAGCTAGAGAGGagattcaaacaacagaaatacctCTCAGCGCCAGAGCGGGAACACCTGGCCAGTATGATCCATCTGACCCCGACCCAGGTCAAGATCTGGTTCCAGAACCACAGGTACAAGATGAAGCGACAGGCCAAGGACAAAGCGGCgcagcagctgcagcaggacAGCAGCCTGTGTCAGCAACAACAGTCGCCGAGGCGCGTGGCAGTGCCTGTTCTGGTGAAGGACGGTAAACCATGTCAGAACGGCTCCAACACACCAACCCCAAACCAGCAGCAG cagcagcaacagaacGGTTCTGGGGTCGTGCTCCCCGCTTCCAGTAATGCCATCAATCAACACCAAAACCATCAGGTCAACTCATTAGTTCAGGCCCAAGACCTGGAGGAAATGTCACCTAGCCCTCCTTCACTCCATAGCCAGATCAACATGGCGCAAATAGACACTTCTGTTATAGACTACACTAATAACATGGTCAGTTCCAACCTCCTCTACGGCAGAACTTGGTAG